The following coding sequences lie in one Komagataeibacter sucrofermentans DSM 15973 genomic window:
- a CDS encoding 2OG-Fe(II) oxygenase, with translation MSYVPLLKRMDWSDTSRMNSLAQEFKTARPFPHLVMDGMFCDSLLNEALQAFNLDHVNNVNVFQNQLQSKRSTSTQSVMPAAIQRYFDIVNGAPFLRLLTRLTGIMNLLPDPYLYGGGMHEVAGQGHFQVHTDFRYHPHTCLENRLALLTYLNHDWKPEYGGLLELWQKNPTRPIRKIVPQFGRSVLMLQSPDSWHGHPQGAQEGYLRRTLITYFYTAPKIKADRTANSTIYLSNSRQSTMQMAEIFMRNILPHFVIDTARWMRHRKSKQNFK, from the coding sequence ATGTCGTACGTACCCCTGTTAAAAAGAATGGACTGGTCCGATACTTCCCGGATGAACAGTCTTGCGCAAGAGTTCAAGACAGCCAGGCCATTTCCACATCTGGTCATGGACGGAATGTTCTGTGATTCCCTGCTGAACGAAGCGTTGCAGGCCTTTAATCTCGATCACGTAAACAATGTAAATGTATTCCAGAACCAGCTTCAGTCAAAGCGCTCGACTAGCACACAATCCGTCATGCCTGCTGCAATACAACGATATTTTGATATTGTGAACGGTGCACCGTTCCTCCGGCTACTGACCAGATTGACAGGAATCATGAATCTGCTTCCCGACCCTTATCTTTATGGGGGCGGCATGCACGAAGTCGCGGGGCAGGGACATTTTCAGGTTCATACCGATTTTCGTTATCACCCCCATACGTGTCTTGAAAATCGCCTGGCTTTGCTGACTTACCTCAATCATGACTGGAAGCCAGAATATGGCGGCCTACTGGAACTATGGCAGAAAAATCCAACCCGACCTATCAGAAAAATTGTTCCCCAGTTTGGGCGCAGCGTTCTCATGCTCCAGTCGCCTGATTCATGGCATGGACACCCCCAGGGCGCGCAAGAAGGGTATCTACGGCGGACACTCATTACATATTTTTATACGGCACCAAAAATAAAAGCCGACAGGACGGCAAACAGCACGATCTATCTATCCAACAGCAGACAATCGACCATGCAGATGGCAGAAATATTCATGCGGAACATACTTCCACATTTTGTTATTGATACAGCAAGATGGATGCGGCACAGAAAAAGTAAACAAAACTTTAAATAA
- a CDS encoding sigma-70 family RNA polymerase sigma factor, translated as MIFRLAIDARRAKAVERAYAQAISSPDRRTTCTDVGDVDIPRADAIEILTPERQLASQDELRRVLACLDGLPPRTRRAFELSQLYGHKQREVAEILGVSSPRVHAMPRQAFQRITEQLGEE; from the coding sequence GTGATTTTTCGCCTCGCCATTGATGCACGCCGGGCAAAAGCCGTTGAACGTGCCTATGCGCAGGCCATCAGTTCTCCCGACAGGCGAACCACATGCACTGACGTAGGGGACGTGGATATCCCACGCGCCGATGCCATCGAAATCCTGACGCCCGAACGCCAACTGGCCAGCCAGGATGAACTCCGCCGCGTGCTGGCCTGCCTTGACGGCCTGCCCCCGCGCACCCGTCGCGCTTTTGAACTGAGCCAGCTCTATGGCCATAAACAGCGTGAAGTGGCCGAGATCCTCGGTGTCAGTTCTCCGCGCGTGCATGCCATGCCCCGGCAGGCTTTCCAGCGGATTACCGAGCAGCTTGGTGAAGAATGA
- a CDS encoding sigma factor, translating into MSYADKIFLEVLESNRRHLVALAARVVGCAWWGEEIMQDAYIRIIRAGAAPQDIQPPQGYLNG; encoded by the coding sequence GTGTCCTACGCGGACAAGATTTTTCTGGAAGTTCTTGAAAGCAACAGACGCCATCTTGTCGCGCTGGCGGCACGTGTTGTGGGCTGCGCATGGTGGGGCGAGGAAATCATGCAGGACGCCTATATCCGCATCATCCGCGCCGGGGCCGCGCCACAGGACATCCAGCCCCCGCAGGGTTACCTGAACGGGTGA
- a CDS encoding autoinducer binding domain-containing protein, with protein sequence MAGLTIDLLSKLHDFENASTKHDLLTAYLDAALTVGGVHITIVELNRTEDPKENFIHVGYPEAWVNFYIENDYISSDPIIKKSRFMSHPYFWHEIHNINQKEKKIIRDVSEFGIKKGMTIPFHTHDRLVYAICFAFTDKNVDQEVEIYLRALSNFFIASYKKLDEPADVLDPILTPREKECLRWTAKGKSSWETGMIVGVSERTVNFHINNALLKLKCTNRIMGVVKAICAGLIEL encoded by the coding sequence ATGGCGGGATTAACAATCGACCTCCTATCGAAGCTGCATGACTTCGAGAACGCAAGCACTAAACACGATCTTCTAACCGCCTACCTTGACGCCGCCTTGACCGTTGGCGGCGTCCATATAACCATTGTGGAATTAAATAGGACTGAAGATCCTAAGGAAAATTTTATACATGTCGGCTACCCAGAGGCATGGGTAAATTTTTATATTGAGAATGATTACATAAGTTCTGATCCAATAATAAAAAAATCTAGATTTATGAGTCATCCGTATTTCTGGCATGAAATTCACAATATAAACCAAAAAGAAAAAAAGATAATCAGGGATGTATCAGAATTCGGTATAAAAAAAGGAATGACAATACCATTCCATACACATGACAGATTGGTTTATGCCATATGTTTTGCATTTACAGACAAAAACGTAGATCAAGAAGTTGAAATTTATCTGCGTGCCTTATCTAATTTTTTCATTGCCAGTTATAAAAAGCTGGATGAACCGGCAGATGTGTTGGACCCTATTCTTACCCCGCGTGAAAAAGAATGTCTGAGATGGACAGCCAAGGGTAAAAGCTCATGGGAAACCGGGATGATTGTTGGTGTCAGTGAGAGAACCGTTAATTTCCATATTAACAATGCACTGCTGAAGCTGAAATGTACAAATCGTATCATGGGTGTGGTGAAGGCCATCTGCGCCGGTCTGATTGAACTGTAA
- a CDS encoding NERD domain-containing protein has protein sequence MTRAHRNPDFPADRDATLWQKLCGEPAADDPVAQMLVASGLPVMHGIILPVGTDERVEIDHIFASADGLHTLHAKHYIAWINAPSPEKEIRSQGGAGNFAYNNDFLQSFLKLAEVVSTTINDPLPTQDGTPVPVTGHFLLPYKVPLMAPLQDHALLLPELESMLNTLAGKGTIPAKYGEAWCHIETVHHKYVVASSQIQNRSPF, from the coding sequence ATGACACGTGCACACCGCAATCCAGATTTCCCCGCAGATAGAGATGCCACCCTGTGGCAGAAACTATGCGGCGAGCCTGCCGCGGATGATCCCGTTGCGCAGATGCTTGTGGCAAGTGGCCTACCCGTAATGCATGGCATTATCTTGCCAGTTGGTACAGACGAACGTGTGGAGATTGACCACATATTTGCCAGCGCAGACGGGTTGCATACCTTACATGCTAAACATTACATCGCGTGGATCAATGCGCCTTCTCCCGAAAAAGAAATCCGGTCGCAGGGTGGGGCTGGAAATTTTGCCTATAATAATGATTTCCTGCAAAGTTTCCTGAAACTGGCAGAGGTCGTCAGCACCACCATAAATGATCCATTACCGACACAGGACGGAACCCCCGTTCCCGTGACGGGCCATTTCCTGCTCCCCTACAAGGTGCCACTGATGGCCCCCCTGCAGGACCATGCCCTTCTCCTCCCGGAACTGGAAAGCATGCTGAATACCTTGGCCGGCAAGGGCACCATTCCTGCCAAATATGGCGAGGCGTGGTGTCATATTGAAACAGTACATCATAAATATGTAGTCGCATCGTCACAGATACAGAATCGAAGTCCCTTCTGA
- a CDS encoding FecR domain-containing protein, which produces MSTQPTQGTERATLEAAAWKIRLNEAPDDETVQAAWAAWRTQDPDHERAWRRMERAWALTGQMVPVTPPHDRPATPRRPAAGRTAPARPLRIAAACMLPVAASLLAFATPDLMFRLQADYYTKTGETRTVSLSDGTGVTLGGHSAIAVHYSGRERGVTLLAGEAFFNVVHDGKRSFAVRAGNVTTRDIGTTFDVQMAGPHVTVAVREGIVSVSRQSDPALRLTAGQTWAVDQHTGQAHRGTIDPEDVGSWRSGQMVLNDVRFSDAVAVLGRYYPGTIVIRDLEHDTIPVGGVYDLHHPREALEALCALHGGRLVTLPAGFTLVLADHKAP; this is translated from the coding sequence ATGAGCACACAGCCGACCCAAGGCACTGAACGTGCCACGCTGGAAGCCGCCGCCTGGAAAATCCGCCTTAATGAGGCACCGGATGATGAAACGGTACAGGCGGCATGGGCCGCATGGCGCACGCAGGACCCCGACCATGAGCGGGCGTGGCGCCGGATGGAACGCGCCTGGGCCCTTACGGGCCAGATGGTTCCCGTAACGCCCCCGCATGACCGGCCCGCAACACCCCGGCGGCCTGCGGCTGGCAGAACGGCCCCGGCGCGCCCTTTGCGGATTGCGGCGGCCTGCATGCTGCCGGTGGCGGCGAGCCTGCTGGCCTTTGCCACGCCGGACCTCATGTTCCGCCTGCAGGCCGATTATTACACGAAAACCGGCGAAACCCGCACGGTCAGCCTGTCGGATGGAACGGGTGTGACCCTGGGCGGTCATTCCGCCATCGCCGTGCATTATTCGGGCCGGGAACGGGGGGTGACACTGCTGGCCGGGGAAGCGTTTTTCAATGTCGTGCATGACGGAAAACGCAGCTTTGCCGTCAGGGCAGGAAACGTGACGACGCGCGATATCGGCACCACCTTTGATGTGCAGATGGCCGGGCCTCATGTCACTGTTGCCGTGCGCGAGGGGATCGTGAGCGTATCCCGCCAGTCCGACCCCGCCCTGCGCCTGACCGCCGGCCAGACATGGGCGGTCGACCAGCACACGGGGCAGGCCCACCGCGGCACGATCGACCCGGAGGATGTCGGTTCATGGCGGTCAGGGCAGATGGTGCTGAACGACGTGCGGTTTTCTGACGCGGTCGCGGTGCTGGGCCGCTACTATCCAGGCACCATCGTGATCCGTGATCTTGAGCACGACACCATCCCGGTAGGGGGCGTGTATGACCTGCATCACCCCAGGGAGGCGCTGGAAGCCCTGTGCGCGCTGCATGGGGGCAGGCTTGTCACGCTCCCTGCAGGCTTCACCCTGGTGCTGGCGGACCACAAAGCCCCCTGA
- a CDS encoding PepSY domain-containing protein has product MAVLTLKTVRPALVRLHRYTGLLLSGVLFIAGLTGSISVYRTEIDAALNPDLFHAPAPTRLLPVSTLLARLKLQRPETQVTALLYRPPAGRAIEVYSSETVAGRKDPVENEIFLDPGTGRIQGMRPAEGCCLSRHALMSFIYRVHYSLDLGQMGMWVMGISAMLWSIDCVVGLLLTFPLHQPAWRQAFWRQWRKTWAIGLRRSSIRITFDLHRAVSLWLWVVLLGIAISGVALALEDEVFNPVIRTILPTAPPMTDTRLPVHPVTIDQAEGLAAGFVQAHGSGEKPAAVLLDPDGGTAMFYLFSNQGTEPSGLGSPMVTVDLKTGQITAGDMPGRGAAGNLVMQMQLPWHSGRIAGPGGRILICLSGLAVCMLVVTGIMIWQRKRQTRQAR; this is encoded by the coding sequence ATGGCTGTCCTGACCCTGAAAACCGTTCGTCCGGCCCTTGTGCGCCTGCACCGATATACGGGGCTGCTCCTGTCGGGTGTGCTGTTCATTGCGGGGCTTACGGGAAGCATCAGCGTGTACCGCACGGAAATTGACGCGGCCCTCAATCCTGATCTGTTCCATGCCCCTGCCCCGACACGCCTCCTGCCTGTTTCAACCTTGCTGGCACGGCTGAAGCTGCAGCGCCCTGAAACGCAGGTGACCGCCCTGCTCTACCGCCCTCCTGCGGGGCGTGCGATCGAGGTTTATTCGTCCGAAACGGTCGCGGGCAGGAAAGATCCGGTTGAAAACGAAATCTTTCTCGACCCCGGCACAGGCCGCATTCAGGGCATGCGCCCGGCCGAAGGCTGCTGCTTGAGCCGTCATGCGCTGATGTCTTTTATATACCGCGTTCATTATTCCCTTGATCTGGGCCAGATGGGCATGTGGGTCATGGGTATCTCGGCCATGCTGTGGTCGATTGACTGCGTGGTCGGCCTTCTCCTGACCTTTCCGTTGCACCAGCCTGCATGGCGGCAGGCATTCTGGCGGCAATGGCGCAAGACATGGGCGATCGGCCTGCGGCGTTCTTCCATACGGATCACGTTTGACCTGCATCGGGCCGTCTCGCTGTGGCTATGGGTTGTCCTGCTGGGCATTGCCATAAGCGGGGTGGCGCTGGCACTTGAGGATGAAGTGTTCAATCCTGTCATCCGGACCATCCTGCCTACCGCCCCGCCCATGACGGACACACGGCTCCCGGTCCATCCGGTGACGATTGATCAGGCCGAAGGTCTCGCTGCAGGTTTCGTGCAGGCTCATGGCAGCGGCGAGAAACCGGCCGCAGTGCTGCTGGACCCGGATGGCGGGACCGCCATGTTCTACCTTTTCAGCAATCAGGGAACAGAACCCTCCGGGCTGGGAAGTCCCATGGTTACCGTGGATCTGAAAACCGGTCAGATCACGGCCGGTGACATGCCCGGTCGGGGGGCTGCGGGCAATCTGGTCATGCAGATGCAGTTGCCATGGCATAGCGGCAGGATAGCCGGGCCGGGCGGCCGTATTCTCATATGCCTGTCGGGTCTGGCCGTGTGCATGCTGGTGGTAACGGGCATCATGATCTGGCAACGAAAGCGGCAGACCCGTCAGGCCAGATAG
- a CDS encoding TonB-dependent siderophore receptor, giving the protein MPCVLLPCRRNRIRPSRSSLLTGTSALLFVMWAAAGHHAAAAPVGGSVASLPSSAQPFSIPAQPLGRALAAFGAQTGMQIAFDSATIAGARSGVVSGQMTAEQALSGLLAGTGISYHRTGAHSVSLIRAPAAITLDPVRVEGQGNGGGRKGWKEEQIAVYATSGRAGLVPKNSSAATKTDTPLIETPESVSVVTRAQMDQQNARTIAEALRYNAGVSGDVASGYTTRFDMVEIRGFQGAAGADEFVDNLRLFNGAYYATQQIDPYLLDRIDILKGPPSVLYGQSNPGGAIVLTTKQPTAVPVHSISVEGGTYGYVRGTADFGGRIDCDGKWLYRVAATATTSGTQDEHTRNERFGVLPSLTWTPNDRLTMTLSAFWQRDPRGGNFDTAPLEGTILPNPNGKISDHFYPGDPNFETYKRTQTAVNYRLSYQIAPNWTFKSFARYANVGAFFRQVSSGGMLDDDNRTLERAAYGSEEHFDTITVEEQILGHFRTGPVKHNVIIGGNWQNIRDSANLYYGDAPSLDVFSPTYGQSIGKLDLYEAQSITTNQEGIYGEDQMTWGHLHVQGGVRHDWSTIDTRDQTDGGGSFNQSDQATTWRGGILYAFPIGLSPYFHYAESFQPANNLSFNGTPFKPTRGRQFEVGLKYQPHGFNGFFTAALYDLKQSNVLVTDPVHIDFYTQTGGIRSRGIELEAHVDLTRNLNIIAAYTYQDVAYTRGSGDLTGERPIAVPKQTFSVWGHYDLRNGPLRGLGFGAGVRYNGNTLVDNTLEYVTPSYVLVDAQAQYSLDAVAPRMKGMLFQVTAQNLLNQRYYPSCAGADTGCYIGANRNVIGKVTYSW; this is encoded by the coding sequence ATGCCGTGTGTTCTTCTGCCGTGCCGCCGCAATCGCATCCGGCCCTCCCGATCCAGCCTGCTTACGGGCACGTCCGCCCTGCTGTTCGTCATGTGGGCCGCTGCGGGGCATCATGCCGCGGCCGCACCGGTGGGGGGCAGCGTGGCCAGCCTGCCATCATCGGCACAGCCCTTCAGCATTCCCGCCCAGCCACTAGGCCGGGCCCTTGCCGCCTTTGGCGCGCAGACAGGCATGCAGATCGCGTTTGACAGCGCCACGATAGCGGGCGCACGCTCAGGGGTGGTGAGCGGACAGATGACAGCGGAGCAGGCGCTATCCGGCCTTCTGGCGGGCACGGGCATCAGTTACCACAGAACCGGGGCGCATTCCGTCTCGCTCATCCGTGCGCCTGCCGCCATTACTCTTGATCCGGTGCGGGTGGAAGGGCAGGGGAACGGGGGCGGCAGAAAAGGCTGGAAAGAAGAGCAGATTGCCGTTTACGCCACATCGGGGCGGGCCGGGCTTGTGCCCAAGAATTCGAGCGCCGCCACCAAGACCGACACGCCCCTGATCGAAACCCCGGAATCCGTATCCGTCGTAACCCGCGCACAGATGGACCAGCAGAACGCCCGCACCATAGCTGAGGCCCTGCGCTATAATGCCGGTGTGTCGGGCGATGTGGCGTCGGGCTACACCACGCGGTTCGACATGGTGGAAATCCGCGGCTTTCAGGGTGCTGCAGGCGCGGATGAGTTTGTTGACAATTTGCGCCTGTTCAACGGCGCGTACTACGCCACCCAACAGATCGATCCCTACCTGCTGGACCGGATCGATATCCTCAAGGGGCCGCCTTCAGTCCTGTACGGGCAGTCCAATCCCGGGGGCGCCATCGTGCTGACCACAAAGCAGCCGACGGCAGTACCCGTCCACTCCATCTCTGTCGAGGGCGGAACATACGGCTACGTGCGCGGCACTGCCGATTTTGGCGGGCGGATCGACTGTGATGGCAAGTGGCTGTACCGCGTGGCGGCAACCGCCACCACATCGGGCACGCAGGACGAACACACCCGCAACGAACGCTTTGGCGTCCTGCCATCGCTGACATGGACCCCCAATGACCGCCTGACCATGACGCTGTCCGCCTTCTGGCAGCGCGACCCGCGTGGCGGCAATTTTGATACCGCGCCGCTGGAAGGCACCATCCTGCCCAACCCGAATGGCAAGATTTCGGACCATTTCTACCCCGGCGACCCGAATTTCGAGACCTACAAGCGTACCCAGACGGCGGTGAACTACCGCCTGAGCTATCAGATTGCGCCCAACTGGACGTTCAAATCATTTGCCCGTTACGCGAATGTGGGGGCGTTTTTCCGGCAGGTGTCCTCAGGCGGGATGCTCGATGATGACAACCGCACGCTGGAGCGTGCCGCCTACGGGTCGGAGGAGCATTTCGACACGATCACGGTGGAGGAACAGATCCTTGGCCATTTCCGCACAGGGCCGGTCAAACACAACGTGATCATTGGTGGCAACTGGCAGAATATCCGTGATTCCGCCAACCTGTATTACGGCGATGCGCCGTCGTTGGACGTCTTTTCCCCCACGTACGGGCAGAGCATCGGCAAGCTGGACCTGTATGAAGCCCAGAGCATCACCACCAATCAGGAAGGCATATATGGCGAGGACCAGATGACATGGGGCCACCTGCATGTGCAGGGCGGCGTGCGCCACGACTGGTCCACCATCGACACCCGCGACCAGACCGATGGAGGCGGCAGCTTCAACCAATCGGACCAGGCCACGACGTGGCGCGGCGGCATCCTGTATGCCTTCCCCATCGGGCTTTCACCCTATTTCCATTACGCGGAATCCTTTCAGCCCGCGAACAACCTGTCCTTCAACGGCACGCCGTTCAAACCCACGCGGGGGCGGCAGTTTGAAGTAGGGCTGAAATACCAGCCGCATGGCTTCAACGGGTTTTTCACGGCCGCACTGTATGACCTCAAGCAGAGCAACGTGCTGGTCACCGATCCGGTCCATATCGATTTCTATACCCAGACCGGCGGCATCCGCTCACGCGGGATCGAACTCGAAGCCCATGTGGACCTGACCCGCAACCTGAACATCATCGCGGCCTATACCTATCAGGATGTGGCCTATACGCGCGGCAGTGGCGACCTGACCGGCGAGCGCCCGATTGCGGTGCCCAAGCAGACATTCTCGGTCTGGGGGCATTATGACCTGCGCAACGGCCCATTGCGCGGGCTGGGGTTTGGCGCGGGCGTGCGCTACAACGGCAATACGCTGGTGGACAACACGCTGGAATATGTAACCCCCAGCTATGTGCTGGTGGATGCGCAGGCACAGTATTCACTCGATGCCGTAGCCCCACGAATGAAGGGCATGCTGTTTCAGGTCACCGCACAGAATCTGCTCAACCAGCGGTACTATCCCAGCTGCGCGGGGGCCGATACCGGCTGCTATATCGGCGCGAACCGCAATGTGATCGGCAAGGTGACGTATAGCTGGTAG
- a CDS encoding EAL domain-containing protein, whose protein sequence is MGERQTYPIPDKLLESIDTGILLVSNDNTIIFANDNAARIWGGPTPGLVGRKLDILFPAGTDILPCIFGENLTNVALCPSGVSGGKVCRSITENHHYLTLLRHDGMAFSAEMSVARTEGAGQQVFVISLRDVTRDLSRREQDLQYATIVQRNACGILILDSQCRIIYANAAAARFSGIGAEGMEGADFSAFLSGQQGDIATLQAFRRRLQRCRPFELEIHSRTDTGQDIWLLATVTPLCSPYEELHEVIVVLNDITGSEQIKALQKDMMGALTSNLSFNEILGLMCRQIERIAPDVVTQIVAVDDEQRMHPVARARLPAQIAEVCADLQIGPEVGSCGTALFTGMEVVTPDIEADPKWKGFWQFVVPHGLMACWSVPILLRDGRVGGSLAFYFRAKRAPGRWHRRIADACLHLCALAIEQQRSREDIARLTQYDTLTGLPNRTGLRHGIRRRAARARHENLLALIINLDRFRAINNGLGRPAGNMLLAALARRLSGLISSDDLLARSGGDEFTLITTGGVERATALADAIMKAVAEPVVIDEVPVTITASIGIADNDGGRRETEILMQQAETALSQAKNADCNCYRFFSEEMNRQAADQILLGNALKEAIRTDQLYLVYQPQVHAATGRLEGVEALARWTDPALGMISPGRFIPLAEETGQIEAIGLWSLQTACRQMALWMQAGVDVPVVSVNISALHFRNPDLPRLIGEILHESGIPPYRLTIELTESAMIENYDQTLIAAQAIRAMGIGLSMDDFGTGFSSLSNLANLPLNELKIDRSFMDGFEPTGKVHSVVTAIIRIGRSLGMTVVAEGVETQAQLDLLRQINCDVIQGYFFSRPLDARDLEAWLQAPPDTGCSQPGSQHDAA, encoded by the coding sequence ATGGGCGAACGACAGACCTATCCCATTCCGGACAAACTGCTGGAAAGCATTGATACGGGTATCCTGCTTGTCAGCAATGATAACACAATCATCTTTGCCAATGATAACGCGGCCCGTATCTGGGGTGGCCCCACGCCCGGACTGGTCGGCCGGAAACTCGATATTCTCTTTCCCGCCGGGACAGACATCCTGCCCTGTATCTTTGGTGAGAACCTGACGAATGTCGCGCTGTGCCCATCCGGCGTATCCGGGGGTAAGGTCTGTCGTTCCATTACGGAAAACCACCATTATCTGACCTTGCTGCGACATGACGGCATGGCGTTTTCTGCCGAGATGTCCGTGGCACGGACCGAGGGGGCGGGACAGCAGGTGTTTGTCATTTCCCTGCGCGACGTGACACGGGATCTGTCCCGACGTGAACAGGACCTACAGTATGCCACCATCGTACAACGCAATGCATGCGGCATCCTGATACTGGACAGCCAATGCCGCATTATCTACGCCAATGCAGCGGCGGCCCGGTTTTCGGGCATCGGTGCCGAGGGTATGGAAGGGGCTGATTTCTCGGCCTTTCTGTCCGGGCAGCAGGGCGATATTGCAACATTACAGGCCTTTCGCCGTCGTCTGCAGCGCTGCCGGCCCTTTGAACTGGAAATCCATTCCCGCACCGACACAGGCCAGGACATCTGGCTTCTGGCAACCGTAACGCCCTTATGCAGCCCCTATGAGGAACTGCACGAAGTGATCGTGGTGCTGAATGATATTACGGGCAGCGAGCAGATAAAGGCGCTGCAGAAGGATATGATGGGGGCACTGACCAGCAACCTGTCCTTCAACGAAATCCTTGGCTTGATGTGCCGCCAGATTGAACGTATCGCCCCGGATGTCGTAACGCAGATCGTGGCCGTGGATGATGAACAGCGCATGCACCCTGTAGCGCGCGCACGGCTGCCCGCACAGATTGCCGAAGTCTGCGCTGACCTGCAGATAGGCCCCGAGGTCGGGTCATGCGGCACGGCACTATTCACCGGCATGGAAGTGGTTACACCAGACATTGAAGCCGATCCGAAATGGAAGGGGTTCTGGCAGTTTGTCGTCCCGCATGGCCTCATGGCCTGCTGGTCGGTGCCGATCCTGCTGCGTGACGGCCGGGTAGGCGGCAGCTTGGCTTTCTATTTCCGTGCCAAGCGCGCACCGGGCAGATGGCACCGGCGGATTGCTGATGCCTGCCTGCATCTATGCGCGCTTGCCATCGAACAGCAGCGCTCGCGTGAGGATATCGCGCGGCTTACGCAGTATGACACCCTGACGGGCCTGCCCAATCGGACCGGGTTGCGGCACGGTATCAGGCGGCGGGCGGCACGCGCGCGGCATGAAAACCTGCTGGCCCTGATCATCAACCTGGATCGGTTCCGGGCCATCAATAACGGACTGGGACGCCCGGCAGGCAACATGTTGCTAGCTGCGTTGGCCCGGCGGCTATCCGGCCTCATTTCCAGTGATGACCTGCTGGCCCGCAGCGGGGGAGACGAATTCACCCTGATCACGACCGGTGGGGTGGAACGGGCCACGGCACTGGCCGATGCCATCATGAAAGCCGTAGCGGAGCCGGTCGTGATTGACGAGGTTCCTGTTACCATTACGGCCAGTATCGGCATTGCGGATAATGACGGCGGCCGGCGGGAGACGGAAATACTCATGCAGCAGGCAGAAACGGCCCTGTCGCAGGCGAAGAATGCCGACTGTAACTGCTACCGTTTCTTCAGCGAGGAAATGAACCGGCAGGCGGCGGACCAGATCCTGCTGGGCAACGCGCTGAAGGAGGCAATCAGGACGGACCAGCTCTATCTGGTATACCAGCCGCAGGTCCATGCCGCGACCGGCCGGCTGGAAGGGGTGGAAGCCCTGGCACGATGGACCGATCCTGCCCTGGGCATGATATCACCGGGCCGTTTTATCCCCCTGGCGGAAGAAACCGGACAGATCGAGGCAATCGGGCTGTGGTCACTGCAGACGGCCTGTCGACAGATGGCCCTATGGATGCAGGCAGGGGTGGACGTTCCGGTCGTATCGGTCAACATATCCGCGTTGCATTTCAGAAATCCCGACCTGCCACGCCTGATTGGCGAGATTCTGCACGAAAGTGGCATTCCCCCATATCGTCTGACCATCGAACTGACGGAAAGTGCGATGATAGAAAATTACGATCAGACCCTCATCGCCGCTCAGGCGATCCGGGCCATGGGCATCGGGCTCTCCATGGATGACTTCGGAACCGGTTTTTCCAGCCTGTCGAACCTTGCAAACCTGCCACTTAACGAGCTCAAGATTGACCGGAGCTTCATGGATGGCTTTGAACCGACGGGCAAGGTTCACTCTGTGGTCACCGCCATCATCCGTATCGGGCGGAGCCTGGGCATGACCGTGGTGGCGGAGGGCGTGGAAACGCAGGCACAGCTTGACCTGCTCCGGCAGATCAACTGCGACGTGATACAGGGATATTTCTTTTCCAGGCCCCTGGATGCGCGGGATCTTGAAGCATGGCTGCAGGCGCCCCCCGATACCGGGTGCTCACAGCCCGGCAGCCAGCATGATGCTGCATGA
- a CDS encoding sigma-70 family RNA polymerase sigma factor, with protein MASTDHLLETYLANRSRFVSLAVSMVGCAAQAEDIVQDAFVQVASVRRQGIVFNPVAYLTAIIRNLALDHLRAARRQIPTEIDHTLLADTGAGSISPEAHCGHRQELHSVAHALGSLPPRTRRAFEMYRIGGYTLQEIATVLGVSTTRVHRMIQIALVACATALPDMEP; from the coding sequence GTGGCCTCGACCGATCACCTTCTGGAAACCTATCTGGCAAACCGGTCGCGTTTCGTGTCCTTAGCCGTATCCATGGTCGGTTGCGCGGCACAAGCTGAGGATATCGTGCAGGATGCGTTTGTTCAGGTCGCATCCGTCAGGCGGCAGGGGATCGTGTTCAACCCTGTTGCGTATCTGACCGCGATCATACGCAATCTGGCGCTGGATCATCTCCGTGCCGCACGCAGGCAAATCCCGACCGAGATCGATCATACCCTGCTGGCTGATACGGGTGCGGGGTCCATATCGCCCGAAGCCCATTGCGGGCACCGGCAGGAACTGCATAGCGTGGCCCATGCCCTGGGCAGCCTGCCGCCACGCACCCGCCGCGCGTTCGAGATGTATCGCATCGGTGGCTACACATTGCAGGAAATCGCGACCGTTCTGGGTGTTTCCACCACGCGTGTGCACAGGATGATCCAGATCGCGCTGGTGGCCTGTGCTACGGCCCTGCCAGACATGGAGCCGTAA